The region ATGAGCTGGATCCCAAAGTGGGTATTTCTTCTTTCTATCAGCAGTCAGAACGTCActctaacacattaaaatacaGCCTTCAGAAGATGACTAATGAATTCATGTTCTCGTGTGGGAGAAATATGGCTGGAAGTGCTCTCACAGATCAAAGATACACATACATGGGCTTGTAAATGTGCCAATGCCATGGCAACACACCCACACAGACCACCCTGGTGTTTCCCACTTGATCATTGTTCTCTTCTTGAACTGAAGCCTTAAATATTAGGgaatttaaatattactattaggGTAGTATCACTGTCTTTGTTGTATCTACATTCATTTGAAGACGCAATGTTAAAGTATtgcaatataaataatgtttaaaaacgtAATATTCAGAAAAAATGTGCAATTGGTtagttaattgtttttaattaattgaaaattaaaaaaaaaaaattcttgctcTGTTTTATGTGCTGttgttcttttacattttttccatAGAATTCAATTGTCTACTATTGTGTGGCAAAATCCAGAATAGATTTTAAACTGAATTCTAAAAGCCTGGTTCTTTGTCTCTTTTAACAGGATGCTCGTTCAGGAGAAAGCAGCACTAGTTTCTCATTAACCATTATGCAAGGATGAGGAAGACCACGGGAGGAGAGACAGGATTGGCCACTCCACAGGGATTTCAGTGACGCTGAGGCCATGTTTCTGATCTATAACGGGATGATGGAGATGAAAGCTAAACCGAGAAGAGTGCTAGAAAACTTAATGACAAAGTGCTGTCTGAACACAGTGTGTGTGAGGTGTATAATCACCaaacctgtctctctctccctttcttacTTTAAATAAAggttcatttttcatttatgtgtgtgttgtggtggaTAATTTACCAGCCTATCTGCATTATCACTGCCACATAAATATAGTTTGTGTCATGCTTGTCTTTTGTATAACTTAATTATATCACCAGGTAATAGAAATATTTCTCCTGAATTtcttttcagcagccattcagCATTTTCAGTGTCGCATGACTTtttgcagaaatcattctaatatgctgatttggtgctcaagaaacttgtTTTCAAAGTTGATGGTGgctgtgcttaatattttttttttttcagaatatgtgACACTTCTTATAAAACATTCTTtgaacaaattaaaaaagaattcAGCTGAATaagaaatattcataaatattcaaatgtctttactgtcacttttaatgcatccttgcagaataaaagcatCACAGAAAACATCACTTTCTGACCTCAAACTTGAgctagagtaaaaaaaataaataggcagtgcaaataaaaataagaaataatactCTTCAAGAGCCTGAGGTAGTTTGCATTTGTTTACTGTTTAATTGTAGAGACCGTTATGAAGGAAAGGATCATTCTCATTGTGGCCCAGAAAGAATAACACGAGGGGGAAACAATGCAGCAAATTATTTGGTACTCCAGAGCCACTGTTGTCTCTGCAGGACTTTTGGTTTTGGCAGTGATGGTGTGAGCCACAGGTAGAAATGTTTGTCTTCTGAaagaaatttagaaaaaatacaaatattggtcTGGTAGCATGTTTGAACCATAACATGCAGATTTAGGTGCACTCAGTAActttttcctaaataaagtttgATGTTGTAAATAGCAGTCGTGTTTAAAATGAGGTACAAGACTATCTTGTTTGTAAGCAAAGCCACAATGCAATGGAcagatcttttattttgtattttgacacATCTGAGTGAAAATTATTAACCAAAAGAAAACCGTGTAGGGCAGGGACATCATACAGTCCATCTAGTTTTGATTAAGCTTGCAGATGATTGTAGGAAAGAGGCTGATCAagattaaatgattttatatcaCCAGAGGAAAGTGTGGTTTTACCAAAATATATGGATTCTTTATTTCATGCAGATTTTTCATAAAAAGTACTGAGTGTACCTTTAAGGTAAAGCAGTTGGATCAAATAAAATGGGGGTGTCACCTGTATTAGTAGAGGGTGTGAGGACTGCATGCACAGTCTGTGTGAGGGTGTTGTACACAGTATTGTACACTGtggaaataaaaaacatttaagagaATATAAGCAGATCTGCAGGGCCAAAGCATCAAAACCTGATTCTGAATAACACGACGGCTCTAAAATGAATCACATCGCATCAATCATATTCAGTGTTGCACAGAATCAGAAGTTAAACGCGAGAGTGTGACTTTACCTATGAAGAGTGCAGCAGTGGTGGCCAGTACAGCAAACAGAGCAAATACTGAAATGAACAAGTGGCCAGATTTTGTTCCAAGATGACCTGAATatacaaataaacagcattttcagAGCTACAGAAATAAGTGTGCATgttacactactgttaaaaaagtttggagtTAACAtcatttgttctgtttgttttgtttttgtttttttacatgaaggctgcatttatttgatcaaattatgTATTATGTACAAATTAAGTTCACTCATTTTAGAAAATTGTGGCCACACTGTACTAATTTGTTCCCCTTAATTTAGTAAATTGTCCCCAATTAGTACTTTTTCATTCCctggttttaattaaattaatttttttatttatgccctagaattttattaaaatgagtGAATGAAAATAGATCATGGTCATGAACTAAATGAgggaatacattaaaaaatatattaaaatatacatttttggctattataaatatatttttgtcagcaattgtcattactccagtcttcagtgtctggagtgatccttcagaaatatgctgactttgtgcttaagaaacattttttattatcaatgttgaaaacacttgtgctgcttaatatttttatgaaaactgtgatgcatttttttaggattctttggtGAAGAGAATTCAAAAGAATaccatttgtttgaaatatttgtttaatgtttttttgtctcaatttaatgctgaataaaacactaatttctttaaatatacattatactgaccccaaactgttaAACGTTAGTGTAAAAAATGTAGAATATAGTGAAAAATACTCTCTAACCTGACTCTGGGTTGTCCATCACTCTGTCTCTAGTCACCACTACAATGTGCTTTTGTGGAGAAAGGTCTGTGTACAGAGAAATGCTTGCAGTAGACGTTACTTGATCCAGGAAATGTAAGGTTGGATAGACTGAAAAAAGGATGACAGTGGGGTCTTCATCTGACCAGACTGGATCAGATAACACAATGTCTGGTGTGTCTGACTGAACCTAATTAGataacagcaaagaaaaaaaagaaaaaactgagacGTGATTGATTTCATTTCAAATGCATCTCTCCCATGATCCTTCTCATTCTCACCCTCAGTGTGCTGAGCATGTCTGTTGTGCCAAACACTGTGATTTCAGCCACAGGCTGCTGGGAGGAAAGTTTGATCTTAGTGACGGGACAATGGAAGGCTGGCACGTACGGGAGCTGAAGCGACGACTGAAAAGAGTGTGTTGACTGAGGAAGCGACAGCAGGGCACCTGGGGCTGATTGAGTCCGCAGAAAggcagacagatggatggagagagaccGAGTGGACAGGAGATGGAGGATGGAGTCTGACTGAGGCTGCACAGAGATCCTGCAGCTGTACTGAGCTGAACCGGGACACAACAGACAGGTTAGAAGTGAGGCATAAAGactagttaataaaataaaatagcaacatgtatttgatcaaaatgcaaATCTGTAATATTCttacaatctaaaatattttctattttatatatccttcaaaaatcattcttgtatgatgatttggtgcttaaacatttaatgttaaaaaaacagttgtgctgcattacattgtataatttttatttaatttttttaaattaaattatacccTTGGACTCTTTCAGGCTTTGAACATTACATAGAGCTTAATACATAATCTTATGTAAAACTTGTTTCACCAGTGTCTGAATTGTAGAAGGGTGTTGTGTTAAAGACAGCCTGTAGTATTCTCATCTCTGGATAGGGGGCGCCAAAGTATAAAGAGCACAGTAGCTCTGCCTCAGGATGTAGTTTCTTCTCTATGAACTCCCACTGATCTAGATTGCATTGAGCTATCATGGCAAagaagatagaaagagagagattcaCAAGCACACAATATCTTcaacattaaataacatttaagtaacgtttaaagcaactgtatgtacattgttgttttctttaaCCTTGAAATATCAGCTTGAGAATCATTATAATGGTACTCTGTTTTTCCCCCACACGTCCCCTAAACGTCTGTTCTAGGAGTATGTAAGTTTGGAGAGTACAGCAGCAACAAATACATATGTACAGCTATCAACTGTAATTATGTCAGTGATATAATGAATTTCACTCACTCCGTGAGCTCCATGatttgtgaaaatataaaaagctacatacatgtatttaattaacaaaacagcatttaaacaaaacaaaccattgtGCATATTTTGCCTTTTCCCTCTCATTTTTATGTAATCAAACTTTTATGTGTGTAAATGTTCAGTTAATTAATGTTATCAATGCTTTGgaaatataaatcctttttttcccCATGCCAATAAAGCTACTTGTATCTGAATCTGAGTCAGTCAGTCCCAACCTCATACTCCATCTGTGCACAAATATATCCATGTCTCTGAAAGTGGAAATCCTGCCCAGATCTAAGATCTCTGCAGGTCAAATAAAGTTGAGAAAATTTCTCTTCCCACCCACCACATGTTTTAATTGCACACATTAAACAGTTAGAGATAATCACCACTGAGAATTATTTCTAGTGTAAGGTTAAGTGTTTTAAGTGATTAAAGGGGGACCTGTGGATCCTCCAGACAGAATTTAATATCTGGATTAAATTCTCTTAAAATGCCCACCAGTCTAATTATTAACCATTATTCTTAAATTCTTCTTATATAGATGGATTAATGGCACATCAGGTGTTTTCCACGCCTGAATCTCATGTGGCGATGTGAAAGGACTGACCTGTGTTGGCAGCAGAGGTGTTCAGATCCACTCTGACGGTGTATTCTGAAGCTTCAGGCCAGTTAGTGAGGAGCCTATCAGCAGGAGGAGTGGACACAGGCATGGACGCAGGCTCCACTGTTACCTGCATGATGGCAAATCATAGTGAGCATCTTGACACATCCTAAAAGAAATGGAACTGATCTGGAATAtatatcagtggttttcaaactgtTTGGACTCGAAAGTCTCCCATTGTCCCACCACTACAAGGTAAGATTTATTTCAGGGTATTTAAGGGTAAACAAATATTTCTTCATTGTACGTATTTTTTAGTATTTAATGAAGCTAAGTTATTTCAATTTTTtgattatattattcatattaattgtattaaagcgatagttcacaaaaatatgacagttctgttatcatttacttgcAAACCCAAATTGTTCGAAACCTGTATGCAATTCCTTCTTcacaaaagtaaatatttaaagaatgtgggtaacTAACAACTGTTGGTTCCATACTTGCATAGCATGGGAAAAAATGCCATGGAAGGCATTGGAGACCATAGCCTTAAATTTTGCCCTTCATAGACAGCTCAgtgggttttggaacagagctattaTGTGACAGAACATGAGGACACTTATGTAACTGCGCAGAGGCACTGATTACCTCTTTGAAGGTTTGCTGTCCCCCTTCTAGCCTGTAGTAAACCACTACCATCCCAGAATTCTTTGCAAATGCCACTCCGGTCTCAGAGTTCATTTGAAGGATCTCACTTGATGACACATCCCATCTGCCTCGCCGACcttaaagagagaaaaacaaatgcaaaagtgaCCTATAGCAGTTAACTTCCAAGCACAAATGTTTTTTAACATGTACACTGAGGTATGCACACAAGAGTGCATGACGTCATTTTCATCATCACAATATGTCCATGCTATACAtatgcagtttttgttttatccagtgtTTTAGCCAGTATTTTGCACACTTAGTTCGCACATGCACTGGGCCAAACGTTTCAAAGACACCCGCATTGACAATAATTTGTATGAAGTGTTTAAAAGTTACTTGCACCTGCACAAGTACAAAAGTATTTTATGAGTCATAACTTATGAAGAGAGACAGCACAGACACTAGACAAGGATGAAACCTTCTAGTGTGCATTTTAGAGGCTTTTTACAATGCCCTTCTAAGTGCCTTTTTCAAGCTAGCCATCAAGTAATGGAAACTAAAACTGGCGCTCTGCTTGCTAGTAACCTAGTGATTTACCCTGCTGGTCTGTAATGGGAGAGCTGAAACAGATGACGTCCCCAGAGCGCAGGAGTCCTGTGGGCTCTGGGATGGCAGGCATCACAAACAGAGGGGTGTAATCGCTCAGAAATGGGTTTGTAGTGTCTCCCTGCACCCTCAAAACAGTTAGACCGGGTGATGCTGTTTGAACCAAAAACGACGGACTGTCTTTGTCAACTATCAGTTGTACAAGGTCATTTCTGAGACAGAAAAAATAAGGTTAGAACACTGCTGTGAGTATCATAAACATGTATCGGTGTAATTACCTGTTAGCTGTGACCAGTGTTTGTATATTGTGAGACTGGAACTGTCGTCCCATGTTATCATAGTATAGAGCCCTGATACGGATGCTCCAGCCCAGAGGGAAGGCAGGAAGTGCTCTATCACTGTTACTGTTCACGGATGACACAGTCAAAATCTGTACAAACCATGCTGTTGACACCTAAGGCAAGAAGGATGTTAACATTAAGATTTAAAGTGAGGGTAACCAACACAATGCATCATAGTAAACACATACCTCCACACTGATCAGCAGTGTTTGGTTGATACCACAGATGTCCATGGCATGAACCTCCAAAATAGCAAGGCCTGTATCAGGCCCTGTCCTCAACACTCCTTCATTATTAATAGTAACAAGCCCTGCTCCTGAGATGCACCGGCTAAAGGTGTAATGCACCGGACAGACTGAgtccctaacacacacacattttaaaaactcTATGATGTTATCTAGTCATACATGGCCAGACCTTTGTTTAAAGAGCAAAATGTTCTTTCTGAGATTACATGAAACTAACTTCATcactactttaaataaataaataaaaaacatgaaacataCAAACTCACTTATTGCTCTGCAGGAGGTACTGAGAGAGAGGAGACATGAGGATGGATCCTGGGCTTCCTGCTGTTAACTGCATCTCTTCAAACACCTGGGAAAAGAGGAAAAACGAGAAAAGAGAtacaaatgaacattttatcTGTGATAAAAGGTATTTCAcacttgttaaaaatgttttagtataatatgaaactaaatattattaattgGTAATATTCATTTAGAATTTAGACACTACTGTTAAGAAGTATTTGGGTcagtaagttttatttttaacaaaagttatatttttattcattaaggacacattcaattgattccaagtgacagtaaaaaaaaaaagtgtattgttAGAATAATTCAGTTTTACTTCATTTCGGTTCTTTTGTACTTCCTTTTcataaaacaatctttaaagaACATATGCCAGTTTgcacaaaaacatgaagcagctgagcacaaccattttcaacattgataataataaaaaaattttttttacatgagcaccaaatcagtatattaaaatgatttctaaccCATTATTCCAGTCAGTTAGACAcagatgactggagtaatgggtgCTGAACATTTATCACaggattgttttaaatattaaaacagataaacagtttaaattgtaataatatttcacaaaattgcagtttttactgtattttggccTGGCTGATCACAGGAGgcatatttcaaaacattaaaggggtcatattatgtttctaaaaagaacattattttgtgtatttggtgtaatgaaatgtgtttatgtggtttaaggttaaaaaaacacattattttccacataatgtacattattgtttctcctctttgCTCCACCTTTAGAAACACGCCGATTTTTACTAAGCTAcgctctgaaaagcgaggtgtgctctgattggccagctatccagtgcgttgtgattggccaaatgtttcaaacatctgacggaaatgttacgcccctcaacaTATACTGTGATGGATTCTCCTGGTCAGAACACCGgcatgacaggaaaaaaaaaacaaaaaaaaaaacattgcaaacaaAGCAGTTGTTGTATCCACTGGGAACattattactgattataatgaattTTTACGTGTTGTGTTGCATATCGCGCCGTGTAAATATAAAACCAAGTCTGCAtctgtgatcggagaaacgacaaacaagtgctactctacactgctcaaaactcgcctttgaatcatcagtggcaaatcctttacatatgcaACCCTATTTACatacttacatacatacataagtcagaagcgccagactgtccttgcaaagagtGAGGAATGGCCATCGACTTGAGTGAGGAACAGTTGGGGGCTTGAGTGAGCAACGGGCCACGGCTTGAATTAGCAGCAGCCGGTGACTAGAGAGAGGAACAGCTGAGAGCTTGAGTGAGCAGCAGCCAGTGGCTATAACGAGGAATGGCAGGCAGATTCGATGAAGGAGTGGCCAGGGGTTGCAGCAACCATATGTGACGACCCAAGGCTGGACTCCATTTCGTACACACTGAAAGCCTATCCGGGCGATCCACAGcgtgaagttgatgtatttcctcagcatgactaaGCGGATATCGCATTCTTTTGGAAAGCCAAACAaattagtttcactttcacaatgaaacacacagcttctccatGAAATGACGCGAGCGGCAATAGAGATAATAAaaggtatgccttctttctttgcgtgaacatttggccggcattatgcaaatcttcccacatcatgatgtTGGCATGTGGGggcaagtcttaacttttataaagaatatctctttggatttgagactctAGTCTTTGGaattttacagatcttcttcatgcaccaatagcttgtaacactccaaagagaaaggaaaaattgaaaacacatcacatgaccgcctTTAAAAATTCTTACCAActccacatttttttaattttattggaaaattgtattttaaggaccaattctcagtATTAAGTAGCTATTTATaagtttattattacttataaaccACATAATAATGCTGTATTCTGCATGACCACATTTTAAATACCTTAATTCACCCTATACCTAaatcttagttaatagtgaatagttgttccctattctaaagtgttaccattttatttaataagtttcgattgcaaacaaaaaaagatcTCAGAAGATCATGGAAAGCCTGCTTCCTCATGATGTGTCTCCATTAACTAGCTTGTCATTGGTGGTTCTTTGTGGAGGATGTATTTACCAGTATCTGTATCTCGTCAGTCAGATGATCAGAGAGTGACGTGTTGCTGGTGTCTAACTGTTGGAGCTGCACACACACTTTGAGGCTGGTCCTTCCTGGAGCTCTGGCCCTCACCATCACAGAAAAACTGTGAGAAGGAGACACACTAATGCCCACCTAAGAAGAGAGCATCATGCAGAAACAAGTTTTCAAACAATACAATTCATGCTAAGTGCGTGCATCTCACCTGTGCATGCCTTGGTTTGATCTCCAGCACACCCACTTTGCTCAGACTCCAGTGGAAACTAAGGCCAGACTCGACACTACCCAAAGACAGCGGGTTCTGACTGCTGTCACTCCCCATCACATAAACTGGCATCTAAAATGAAAGATTCTACCAAACCTCTCCTGACAGCAAAAACATGGATGCAAACAACAATAGTGAGCATGAGAAGGACCAACCTCTGTTCCTACAGACAGAGTCACTAAAGGAGCCTGTATCCTCACTGCTGTCAGGTTAAACACCTCCACCTCCACTTCATCCTGATCACAGCACACATACAGTTCTTAGATTTAGCTTAGCATTATATCTTTTCGAAATGTCAAGGTTTGTCTCTTTAATTTTTGGGAGATAATTATTATAGTTGAAACTAAGAGGAGCGCATGACGTGTCTCAGAACAGATGTTAGTGATGGTAGTGGTGACAGCATATAATTAACGCATGAGGGATGAAAGGTTTGATTTGCTGCACTGGGTAAGcagttatttattattcatgttgGGTGTCATGGGAACGGAAAACCCGATCAAGCATATATGTTCGCTCTTGAGTCACTTTCAAAATTTGGTTAATAATTTGTAAGGAGCCATTTTGCATTTGACTGTGTttcttttacattgttttttctatgtaaatattcTCTAGACAGACATATTTGACTATTGAATTTGCATTGAGCATCTTTTGCATGACAAATTAAGTTAAAAACAGTTgaacttttaaattttttttaaagcaaaatcatTCTGTATGAATGTGAACTAGAGACTCCAGCACCATGTTTTTAAAATGCTGCATCATGCGTGAGACATAGTGAAATGCAAAAATGAGCTGTGTAAACATCCCCTACATTActattgttgatgtctgtgtaaatataatttttttatggacTATAAGCTCTACAAGGcaggaaaataataaattaattaacaattaaaaaaatctatattattattaaaatgttgcaatttattattattaaaaaatgattaatCCTGGTTTACCAGAGGTAAACTATGTGGGATACCTGTAAAAAGGTAGGTGATGCTTCTGTATTTTGTGTCTGAAGAGCTGCTCTGAGTTTGACCACACCCACTGCCACGCCTCTGACCAGTCCTATCTCAGTTACCACGGCGATAGAGCTGTCACTCACTGAGAACTTGACACCATACTGAGGATGAGGCCCTCCCTCCCATTTCACCTGAACATCAGAatgtttatagtaaaaaaaatgtttctattgAAACCAACAACAGATTTGCTGTGACCTGTCATGCCAACCTGTCGCACACTTCCAACTGCCAGAGTAAGTTTATGGGGCTGCAAATTAAACGGAGGGTAAACTTGCACATTCTTGTGGGAGGAGCTTATAACACGCCCATGTCCATCCACTGCTGAGAGGTGGAGACTGACCACGCCCACTGTCAGCCCAGTCACACGGAATCCCACACTGTACTTGTCCACTGGCCCCGTGTCCCTGTAAGCACATGTACTCAATAACAGTACTCAAGCAAGAGTAAAATATGACTCAaaagctacccgatttttaactAGAATTTTGAAACTACATTTTCTATgaaagaataaattaaatgattattaattcttaattaacaagtataattaattaaatacataaacagtcaaaccaaaaattacccagacaccagatataattgtatatatatttttgctagtaggtgcaggacactatagttcaatcatttatgtaagtgaggatgTCTGAATAAATGTTAGATTGACTGTATATTATACATTTGATTGCCAATATAATTGATTCTTTGTGGAAATACCTCCTGAAAATTACTCCTATCAAGTTATATGTATTTCTTTGAATTGCATTCAGTTTGTGAATGTAGAATGTAGTATATGGCATAGACTCACTCCACAGAAATGATGGATGAAGAAGGGATAAACATGAGGTTCATGAGCAACAGGTAGTGCTGAAGAAATGGTTGATTATTTGAGTCCAGAACACGCACTCGCACTGCAACAGAATGTTTGACCTCAATCTAAAAAGCATCAACATAGGAGACAAAGATACAGTGaacataaaaatgaagaaaaaaaatagtgtagTAAAATCTAAGGAGATGAAAGAGATAAGCTTCGGTCTACAGCGTACAGTACTGATGAAGTCAATCTGGAAATCTTTGATGTCAGAGACAAGAAAGGAGGCCACAGCAGGATCAGAGGTCAGACAGAGGTCGTGTGCCATCAGAACTGAAGATCCAGACTGAAGTGGAGACACCTGGGATAGAAAGATTAGAAGTGACCTAGTTTTTTTGTATTGCAAAATAGTTTATCCAGTTCTGCTCTCACTTGGTGAAATATTTGATGACTATACTCTCACCTGTATTACATTGCTGTTCTCCTGGTTGATGCTGGCTAACTGGTTGTCTTGTAGATTGACATGAAAGTGACCCGAGCCATGGATCAAAGTCAGAATTTCCTGAAGAGATGAATATATTGACTAAGAAGTCATTCAAATATTACAAAAACGATCAGAAGAGAAATGTTAGAGAGTGATGAACTCGCTCACTGTGACTTTTGGATGGTTAAATAATGTGACAGAGTGTCTGGTCCACTGTACGTCATCTACCAAACGCAGATTCACACACTGAGACACTGGAGCTGTCAACATCTTATACAGGACACATAGTTCACACGTTACTCAGGCctacatacataaatacagacacaaaaataaacacataaacacacacctcTGGACACGTAAGAGTGACATTGACGGTCACGGCTCCCGTCTGTCCGTGGGCCTGAA is a window of Carassius auratus strain Wakin chromosome 16, ASM336829v1, whole genome shotgun sequence DNA encoding:
- the LOC113116745 gene encoding nuclear pore membrane glycoprotein 210 isoform X1 gives rise to the protein MLVIEKAVWGVLLMSSLITLSKSTKLNVPKLLLPLSTRVPVNITLTAQRGCYKWVSSKPETVRVYPLSALSPPALLPLSSCSQQCLVSALSSPQAVPLRTVVQAQDPVSGHILRCDVTINRIESIQVVTTVRQIFTDDPPLQLSVRAFDSEGNTFSCLAGLKFNWWLAKESDAEQTVRFVRHHDAGYTPPPHILSLEAAGQRGDSVLLYGIHSGSALIKVSFLHPEHKHVEAASVTLFVIDRLHLSPVGDTYLLQGSTIRYTLWKTEQEGETEVTLSEEGYGLDVDGYKGRMYDHDIISVEQETATVTGLKLGHATLRVTHNNLPPQITSQLPRTSVYVVKPSYMTLGIKEEEDRWVLETGRQYCLTVHIHDNKGRVVHLSQNVVIDVEETEGLVTLESLSDPDCRLLKTIKKGKTLIQASLYSIVSEDGEYWPVVPPIRVHQEVEIYQPLTLQPSVIVFPWQPHNKLYQHNIQLEGGSGSVTWEVSDSEIATVTVKGLVIAGKRKGQAEIQVSDSRNILHKVVGKVMVVTPARLQLITQRGECHVGDRIVIPFALWGIQDPPNTCSQNSILFSETVNLQCGESLLEDRNLVFVTDCSQLSLHVQTEPAGIFTHMSGSLSPGAGFCGGVHMEALSRGHAVVTITVELEGCNISETTTLVAYSPLKSLVSEVLLSVGSSHVVIFEGGPQPWAPAPLCFFSDIEVQPEGGVTVEVLSPAEAMPARYAYQVTCTTVGEQWLVFRCGNNPGPLSKIPTVEESRVQVVCGVPASLSLSLLSSPFSPSSVHYSCSQPRYPFGLLSVSSTRDATLQLSVFDQKGVQFDNYTSCSVRWTSSDPGLLSLSPQFTIKEDDRLTQMGYKLHVLQAHGQTGAVTVNVTLTCPEMLTAPVSQCVNLRLVDDVQWTRHSVTLFNHPKVTEILTLIHGSGHFHVNLQDNQLASINQENSNVIQVSPLQSGSSVLMAHDLCLTSDPAVASFLVSDIKDFQIDFISTIEVKHSVAVRVRVLDSNNQPFLQHYLLLMNLMFIPSSSIISVEDTGPVDKYSVGFRVTGLTVGVVSLHLSAVDGHGRVISSSHKNVQVYPPFNLQPHKLTLAVGSVRQVKWEGGPHPQYGVKFSVSDSSIAVVTEIGLVRGVAVGVVKLRAALQTQNTEASPTFLQDEVEVEVFNLTAVRIQAPLVTLSVGTEMPVYVMGSDSSQNPLSLGSVESGLSFHWSLSKVGVLEIKPRHAQVGISVSPSHSFSVMVRARAPGRTSLKVCVQLQQLDTSNTSLSDHLTDEIQILVFEEMQLTAGSPGSILMSPLSQYLLQSNKDSVCPVHYTFSRCISGAGLVTINNEGVLRTGPDTGLAILEVHAMDICGINQTLLISVEVSTAWFVQILTVSSVNSNSDRALPAFPLGWSIRIRALYYDNMGRQFQSHNIQTLVTANRNDLVQLIVDKDSPSFLVQTASPGLTVLRVQGDTTNPFLSDYTPLFVMPAIPEPTGLLRSGDVICFSSPITDQQGRRGRWDVSSSEILQMNSETGVAFAKNSGMVVVYYRLEGGQQTFKEVTVEPASMPVSTPPADRLLTNWPEASEYTVRVDLNTSAANTAQCNLDQWEFIEKKLHPEAELLCSLYFGAPYPEMRILQAVFNTTPFYNSDTAQYSCRISVQPQSDSILHLLSTRSLSIHLSAFLRTQSAPGALLSLPQSTHSFQSSLQLPYVPAFHCPVTKIKLSSQQPVAEITVFGTTDMLSTLRVQSDTPDIVLSDPVWSDEDPTVILFSVYPTLHFLDQVTSTASISLYTDLSPQKHIVVVTRDRVMDNPESGHLGTKSGHLFISVFALFAVLATTAALFIVYNTVYNTLTQTVHAVLTPSTNTEDKHFYLWLTPSLPKPKVLQRQQWLWSTK